The Triticum dicoccoides isolate Atlit2015 ecotype Zavitan chromosome 6A, WEW_v2.0, whole genome shotgun sequence genome has a window encoding:
- the LOC119318642 gene encoding light-harvesting complex-like protein OHP1, chloroplastic produces MAVASIVHAPSLLAVQTFRGQRNAAANRSPRAAAFRVRAAKLPAGVQVPRAQPKLSEPFLGFTKTAEVWNSRACMMGLIGTFIVELILNKGVLEIIGFEVGKGLDIPL; encoded by the exons ATGGCTGTGGCCTCCATCGTTCATGCACCGTCTCTCCTAGCAGTCCAGACCTTCCGCGGACAGAGGAATGCTGCCGCTAACCGCTCACCGAGAGCGGCGGCTTTCAGAGTCCGGGCAGCGAAGCTTCCGGCCGGA GTCCAGGTGCCAAGGGCGCAACCCAAGCTGAGCGAGCCGTTCCTGGGGTTCACCAAGACCGCCGAGGTATGGAACTCCAGGGCCTGCATGATGGGCCTCATCGGGACCTTCATCGTGGAGCTG ATATTGAACAAAGGCGTTCTTGAGATAATCGGTTTTGAAGTGGGAAAAGGCCTCGATATTCCATTGTAG